Proteins encoded by one window of Clostridium perfringens:
- the metG gene encoding methionine--tRNA ligase produces MCKKPYYITTPIYYPSTNLHIGNTYTTVAADAIARFKRLTGHEVMFLTGTDEHGQKIERIANEKGITPKEHVDEIVAGIKDLWKMMNISYDKFIRTTDDYHVKAVQEIFKKLYDQGDIYKDSYEGLYCTPCESFWTETQLVNGNCPDCGRPVEKAKEEAYFFKMSKYADRLIQYIEEHPDFIQPESRKNEMLNNFLRPGLQDLCVSRTSFTWGIPVSFDEKHVIYVWIDALSNYITALGYGQEDQELYKKFWPADVHLIGKDILRFHTIYWPIMLMALGLELPKQVFGHGWLLVDGGKMSKSKGNVVDPVVLVNMFGADAVRYYLLREIPFGSDGLFNNEIFIKKVNTDLANDLGNLLSRTIAMVYKYFDGVIQAPTCKEAIDDELINLALSTPGKVEASIDALKIPEALESIWTLISRANKYIDETTPWILAKDEEKKERLGTVLYNLLETLRFVSVMISPFLTETSVKIDAQLNTKVTTWESLKEFNGTVAGDKVVKGDVIFPRIDVEENLAELEALKPAPVKPANEELVKNPIKEEITIDDFDKIDLRVVKVLECEPVKKAKKLLKLKVDLGGEERQVISGIAQYYKPEELVGKYVVLVANLKPVKLRGELSQGMILAAAPSDDSELLLVNPGEMLTGSQVR; encoded by the coding sequence ATGTGTAAAAAACCATATTATATTACAACGCCTATTTATTACCCATCAACAAATCTACACATAGGTAATACTTATACAACTGTGGCTGCTGATGCTATAGCAAGATTCAAAAGACTTACAGGTCACGAAGTAATGTTCTTAACAGGAACAGATGAGCATGGTCAAAAAATAGAAAGAATAGCTAATGAAAAGGGAATTACTCCAAAGGAGCATGTTGACGAAATAGTTGCAGGAATTAAAGATCTTTGGAAAATGATGAATATAAGCTATGACAAATTTATAAGAACAACTGATGATTATCATGTGAAAGCTGTTCAAGAGATTTTCAAAAAGTTATATGATCAAGGAGATATATATAAAGATTCTTATGAAGGGCTTTACTGTACTCCATGTGAATCATTCTGGACAGAAACTCAATTAGTAAATGGAAACTGCCCTGATTGTGGAAGACCAGTTGAAAAAGCTAAGGAAGAAGCTTACTTCTTTAAAATGAGCAAATATGCTGATAGATTAATTCAGTATATAGAAGAACATCCAGATTTCATTCAACCAGAATCAAGAAAGAATGAAATGTTAAATAACTTCTTAAGACCAGGATTACAAGATCTTTGTGTTTCAAGAACAAGCTTTACTTGGGGAATACCTGTAAGCTTTGATGAAAAGCATGTTATCTATGTTTGGATAGATGCATTATCAAACTACATAACTGCTTTAGGATATGGTCAAGAAGACCAAGAGTTATACAAAAAGTTCTGGCCTGCTGATGTTCACTTAATAGGAAAAGATATTTTAAGATTCCACACAATTTACTGGCCAATAATGTTAATGGCTTTAGGATTAGAATTACCTAAGCAAGTATTTGGTCATGGATGGTTACTTGTTGATGGAGGAAAAATGTCAAAATCAAAAGGTAACGTTGTTGATCCAGTAGTTTTAGTTAACATGTTTGGAGCTGACGCTGTAAGATACTACTTATTAAGAGAAATACCATTTGGTTCAGACGGATTATTCAACAATGAAATATTTATAAAGAAAGTAAATACAGACTTAGCTAATGACTTAGGTAACTTATTATCAAGAACAATAGCTATGGTTTATAAATACTTTGATGGAGTTATTCAAGCACCAACATGCAAGGAAGCTATTGATGATGAATTAATAAACTTAGCTTTATCTACTCCAGGAAAAGTTGAAGCTAGCATAGATGCATTAAAGATTCCAGAAGCTTTAGAAAGTATATGGACTTTAATAAGCAGAGCTAACAAATATATAGATGAAACAACTCCTTGGATACTTGCTAAGGATGAAGAAAAGAAAGAAAGACTAGGAACAGTTTTATATAACTTATTAGAAACTTTAAGATTTGTTTCAGTAATGATTTCACCATTCTTAACAGAAACAAGTGTAAAAATAGATGCTCAATTAAACACTAAAGTTACTACTTGGGAAAGTTTAAAGGAGTTTAATGGAACAGTTGCAGGAGATAAAGTAGTTAAGGGTGATGTTATATTCCCAAGAATAGATGTTGAGGAAAATTTAGCAGAACTTGAAGCTTTAAAACCAGCTCCAGTTAAGCCAGCTAACGAAGAGTTAGTTAAAAATCCAATAAAAGAAGAAATAACTATAGATGACTTTGACAAGATAGATTTAAGAGTAGTTAAAGTATTAGAGTGTGAACCAGTTAAAAAAGCTAAAAAGTTATTAAAACTTAAAGTTGATTTAGGTGGAGAAGAAAGACAGGTTATTTCAGGAATAGCACAATACTATAAACCAGAAGAGTTAGTTGGAAAGTATGTAGTATTAGTTGCTAACTTAAAACCAGTTAAATTAAGAGGAGAATTATCTCAAGGTATGATACTTGCAGCAGCACCTTCAGATGATTCAGAACTTCTATTAGTTAACCCAGGAGAAATGTTAACTGGAAGCCAAGTAAGATAG
- a CDS encoding methionine--tRNA ligase has protein sequence MKVIIGNAWPYANGSLHIGRVSSWMAGDILARYHRAKGDEVIFVSGSDCHGSPILNKAKEINKSPEELINKYHREFVRCFNKLGFSFDIFTRTDSEYHEEQVKYIIKSLYNKGFIYEKETEEFYCPKCCDTLDEFGIKEGLCNECNSKVEVRSSNNLFFKLSYFQDYIQNILDEEESWRENAIKITKRYLEGGLRDKILTREINWGIEVPIEGFEDKRVYVWIDALLAYVTASKKVIEEKGQSLEEYWNNEESRIYLVHGKENIPFHTTMFPAMLSGIGLEKSEIRIFSSQYLTLEGKTFSTNRNWAIWVPYIMERYNIDSIRYYLISRGAEEKNSDFTWRDFINANNNELVGEIGNFTNRVLTFIKKNFNGEIKGEELPLQWKNIIRRTYASVGNKFEEGEFKSGVKEIFNLIKQGNDFFDKNKPWILINNNKKKCEEVLYICSQILVALTDLMNPIIPFTCEKIKMFLGIKDIKWSFKERKNIRVNRVEFLFDKIDKKVAIEELNRLKNKKI, from the coding sequence ATGAAAGTAATTATAGGTAATGCTTGGCCTTATGCCAACGGCTCACTTCATATAGGAAGAGTTTCATCTTGGATGGCAGGTGATATATTGGCAAGGTATCATAGGGCTAAGGGTGATGAAGTTATTTTTGTTTCAGGATCTGACTGTCATGGATCTCCAATTTTAAATAAAGCCAAGGAGATTAATAAGTCACCAGAAGAGCTTATAAATAAGTACCATAGGGAATTTGTTAGGTGCTTTAATAAATTAGGATTTTCCTTTGATATATTTACAAGAACAGATAGTGAGTATCATGAAGAGCAGGTGAAATATATAATAAAAAGCCTTTATAATAAGGGATTTATATATGAAAAAGAAACAGAAGAATTTTATTGTCCAAAATGCTGTGATACCTTAGATGAATTTGGGATTAAAGAAGGACTTTGTAATGAATGTAATAGTAAAGTTGAAGTTAGAAGTTCTAATAATCTTTTCTTTAAATTATCTTATTTTCAAGATTATATTCAAAATATATTAGATGAAGAAGAGAGTTGGAGAGAAAATGCCATTAAAATAACTAAGAGATATTTAGAGGGTGGGCTAAGAGATAAGATTCTAACAAGAGAAATTAATTGGGGAATAGAAGTTCCTATAGAAGGCTTTGAAGATAAAAGAGTTTATGTTTGGATTGATGCACTGTTAGCCTATGTTACTGCATCTAAGAAAGTTATAGAGGAAAAAGGACAATCTTTAGAAGAATATTGGAATAATGAAGAAAGTAGAATATACCTAGTTCATGGTAAGGAAAATATACCCTTTCACACAACAATGTTTCCAGCAATGCTCTCTGGCATTGGATTAGAGAAAAGTGAAATTAGAATATTCTCTTCTCAATATTTAACCTTAGAAGGAAAAACTTTTTCTACCAATAGAAATTGGGCCATATGGGTTCCTTACATTATGGAAAGATATAATATAGATTCTATTAGATATTATTTAATAAGTAGAGGTGCTGAAGAGAAAAATTCTGACTTTACTTGGAGAGATTTTATAAATGCAAATAATAATGAATTAGTAGGAGAAATAGGGAACTTTACAAATAGGGTTTTAACCTTTATAAAGAAAAACTTTAATGGGGAAATAAAGGGAGAAGAACTTCCTCTTCAATGGAAAAACATAATAAGAAGAACTTATGCTTCTGTAGGTAATAAATTTGAAGAGGGAGAATTTAAATCGGGAGTAAAAGAAATATTTAATCTTATAAAACAGGGAAATGATTTCTTTGATAAAAATAAACCTTGGATTTTAATAAATAATAACAAGAAAAAATGTGAAGAGGTACTGTATATTTGTTCTCAAATATTAGTAGCTTTAACTGATTTAATGAATCCTATAATTCCTTTTACTTGTGAGAAAATAAAAATGTTTTTAGGTATAAAGGATATAAAGTGGAGCTTTAAAGAGAGGAAGAATATAAGAGTTAATAGAGTTGAATTTTTATTTGATAAAATAGACAAGAAAGTTGCTATAGAAGAACTAAATAGATTAAAGAATAAAAAGATATAA
- a CDS encoding Crp/Fnr family transcriptional regulator, whose product MDFKKLSNIKECRLFSHFSDQDIQELLSSGFASVKSYSKEDLLFSEGEYCDFLSVVIEGKIEIQKLDSNGNILVVATLNRGNVFGENLLFGDRNFYPMSVVAKENSQVLHIKKDYIYKLCSSNEAFLRELLRILSNKALNLSSKLKQVTMKSIREMICNYLLKKYNKEKSTTIKLEFSRKDWADKLGVQRPSLSRELMKMRDAGLIDFSKNIIEIKDLEGLKGYLL is encoded by the coding sequence ATGGATTTTAAAAAATTATCTAATATAAAAGAGTGTAGGTTATTTTCCCACTTCAGCGATCAAGATATTCAAGAATTATTAAGCTCTGGTTTCGCTTCAGTAAAATCCTATTCAAAGGAAGACTTACTGTTTTCTGAAGGAGAGTATTGCGATTTTTTAAGTGTAGTTATAGAAGGGAAAATAGAAATTCAAAAATTAGATTCTAACGGAAACATATTAGTGGTTGCAACCTTAAATAGAGGAAATGTTTTTGGGGAAAATCTTCTTTTTGGAGATAGGAACTTTTACCCAATGTCTGTTGTAGCTAAAGAAAATTCTCAAGTTTTACATATAAAAAAGGATTATATATATAAACTATGCTCTTCAAATGAAGCTTTTTTAAGAGAGTTACTTAGAATTCTTTCAAATAAAGCTCTTAATCTAAGTTCTAAACTTAAACAAGTGACAATGAAATCTATTAGAGAAATGATTTGCAATTACTTATTAAAAAAATATAACAAAGAAAAATCTACAACTATAAAGTTAGAGTTTTCAAGAAAGGACTGGGCTGACAAACTTGGAGTCCAACGTCCTTCATTGTCTAGAGAACTTATGAAAATGAGAGATGCAGGGCTTATAGACTTTTCAAAAAACATAATAGAAATAAAAGATTTAGAAGGGTTAAAAGGTTATTTACTTTAA